In Galactobacillus timonensis, the genomic window TAGCGATTGCGACGGTGATTTCAGAGATCGTTTCCGCCGTTCTTGTTACGGTTTCTCTGATGCGCCAGTCTGATGCGACCAGACTGGAATGGCGTCAGATTCGTTTAGACCGTCACATCTTCTTCAAAATTATGCGGGTTGGAATTCCTGCCGGTATTCAGAACATGATGTGGTCCGTTTCCAATATTGCGGTGCAGCAGGCCATGAATACATTCGGCTCCATCGTCGTTGCCGGAAACAGCGCGGCTTTGAATCTGGAAGGCTTTGTCTATGTCTCGATGAACGCGTTTACGGATGCATGCATTACCTTTACATCACAGGCGGCCGGCGCGCAGGATACGCATCAGGTCCGGCTGGTGATGCGGGTAACACTGATCCTGATGACCATTGCTTCGGCGTCGATGGGCATTCTTCTGACCGTGTTCGGCAATTCGCTGCTTCTGCTGTATACCAATGATCCGGATGTCATTGTTGCAGGTATGGTCCGGATGCGCTATGTCGTTCTGTGGCTGTGGATTAATGCCGTACTGGATATTCCCGCAGCTTCCATGCGCGGCATGGACTACAGCAATACGCCGACAGTCGTTATGATGCTTGGCATTGTCGTGGTGCGGCTGATCTATATCGCTACGTTCTGGCGCCTTCATCCGACACTCGAAATGCTGTATTTCTGTTTCCCGCTGTCCTGGGTGATTACGACGATTGCGATGTTCATCTTCTGGAAACAAAACTTCGATCATTTCTGCAGAACCTATGGGACTCCGTTAAAATAAAGAAGATGAGTGAAATCGAGCTCTCCCGGATTAATGAAACCAGCTATTTGAACGCGGATAATGCCGGCCGGTATCGTGCTATTATGCGCGTCTTTTATCATGCGGATGAGCGGATGCAGAATTCACTGTATCAGGAGGATGTGCTGCGTCTTCTCAAAGAAGAGTTTACGCTGTATCAGGATCTGGACCCTTCCCAGTTGAAGCAGGATCTGGCACAGCTTGTGGCCTGGGGAAACCTGGAAGCAGTCCAGGATCCCAAGCATGTCTATACGATTGCCGAATATAAAAACAAGCGGTTCCGCTATTCCATTACACCGGCGGCCGTGGAAGTTGAACGCATGGTCTGGAAGCTGGAAAATCTGCGGCTGCAGTCATCGTCCCTGTCCTCCAATTACTTTGTGCGTCTGGAGAATCAGCTGAAGAACATGGATCAAATACCATCTATGAATGAAACCGGAGTCAATGACTGGTGGAAATTACTGATGGAAGACTTCCGCTGCATGTACGATAACTATCGTGATTATCTGCGCGAGTTTTATTCCGGAAACGGTGAAAAGATCCTGAAAAGCGTTGAATTCGTTATTCATAAAGACCGTTTCGTTGCCTATCTGCGTGATTTCATTGTGCAGCTTCAGCAGCACACGGATCGGATTGCCTTACTGCTGCGACGGCTGGATGAGAATCAGAAACAGAAGATGCTGGAGCGGATTGTGCAGTGTCAGCTGAATATTCCGCATCTAGAGACGGCACAGGATGATACGTATGAGAAGGATCTGCGGGCCCAGATCTTTACCAGCTGGGACAGCCTGGAACACTGGTTCCTGTCCAAAAACGGGCAGCCGAGTGAGAGCCTGCGCATCCTTGATGTGACCAATGACATCATTGAAAAAATCATTCAGAATGCGGCTTTGATCGTTCAATTGCAGAATCACAGACTTTCCCGGCAAAGTGAATATGCCCGCTGGATTGATATGTTTGACCATTGTGCTTCTCTGGAGGATGCGCACTGTCTGTCCGCTTTTCTGTTCGGCGCAAAGGAGGCACGTCATTTTGCGACGGAAGATGATCGCAGCACCGATTCAATCAACGTTTCAACCAGGGAAGAGGAACCGTTTGTTTACCTTCTTTCATCGCATTCCCGTACCAGCAGAATCCGCAGCGAACGGGGAGTATATACGGAGAACCGTCTCTTTCAGCAGCAGCGGCGGGAAGAATATCTGGTCCGCATGCAGGAAAACCGGAAGGAAATCAAACGCTATATTCATCATCACCGGCTCGTGATTGCGGAGATACCGGATGTGATTTCAGCGGATCTGAGGCAGATGATCCTGGGCTGGATCGCGAATGCGAATATGTCGATGGAAAAGCGCAGCCATACAGAATTCGGCCAGCGTTATCAGCTGATCCGGGAAGAGGGAGAGTGTGTTCTGCACTGCCAGGACGGAGATTTGACGATGCCGCGCTATATTCTTGTGTTTGAGGGTGAGGAATGAACAGTCTGCAAGTGCTTCTGGAAAACGAATGGATCTGCAAGCGGGAGGACCGGGATCTGTATTATGCGGTCCGTCAGGATGTGCCTGCTCTGCAGAAGTTTGTGGCGGAATATCCGGGCTGGCGCCTGGTGGTCAATGAACGGCTGATCCGGATGGAAAAAGTCCCTGCTCATGCGCAGCCGTTTATGGGGATTCAGGAGTTTACCGATATCCGTGACTATGAAATGTTCTGCGTTCTGCTGATCTTTCTGGAGGAGCAGGAAGAGGGGGATCCCTTCTTATTATCGGATTTGACGGATCGCATTCAGGCACAGTTGAAACCATGGCTCAACGTCGACTGGACCGTTTTTTCCAACCGCCGCAGTCTGATCCGTGTCATGCAGTATGCGGAGAAGATATCCCTTGTCATTCTGCATGAAGGAAACCTGGATTCTGTTTCCGGAAATACAAGGTTTGAGGTGCTGTATGAAAATACGGGGCTGTCACACTATTTTGCCCTGTCGTATCCGTATGATACGTCTTCCTGTCAAACGGCGGCGGATTTTGAAACGCTGGCGGCGGACGATGTCAATCTGGATAGGGGACGGATGCGGGTCAACCGTGTCTACCGCCAATTATTGTTATCACCGGCCATGTACTGGTCTTCAGTCGATGA contains:
- a CDS encoding MATE family efflux transporter, yielding MRKSETMDMVHGPLLKNLFIFSLPLIASYTLQIAFNAADTIVVGKFSGADGLAAVGATTPLVNLLISLFNGIAVGANIVIANMIGRQDQNNIPRAVHTSYWLALAGGILLTALGFFLSEPMLAAISTPADIIDQSVLYMRIYFAGSLPLLIYDFGSAILRSKGDTVRPTVYLTVAGILNIILNLYTVIVLKMGVAGVAIATVISEIVSAVLVTVSLMRQSDATRLEWRQIRLDRHIFFKIMRVGIPAGIQNMMWSVSNIAVQQAMNTFGSIVVAGNSAALNLEGFVYVSMNAFTDACITFTSQAAGAQDTHQVRLVMRVTLILMTIASASMGILLTVFGNSLLLLYTNDPDVIVAGMVRMRYVVLWLWINAVLDIPAASMRGMDYSNTPTVVMMLGIVVVRLIYIATFWRLHPTLEMLYFCFPLSWVITTIAMFIFWKQNFDHFCRTYGTPLK
- a CDS encoding TIGR02677 family protein is translated as MSEIELSRINETSYLNADNAGRYRAIMRVFYHADERMQNSLYQEDVLRLLKEEFTLYQDLDPSQLKQDLAQLVAWGNLEAVQDPKHVYTIAEYKNKRFRYSITPAAVEVERMVWKLENLRLQSSSLSSNYFVRLENQLKNMDQIPSMNETGVNDWWKLLMEDFRCMYDNYRDYLREFYSGNGEKILKSVEFVIHKDRFVAYLRDFIVQLQQHTDRIALLLRRLDENQKQKMLERIVQCQLNIPHLETAQDDTYEKDLRAQIFTSWDSLEHWFLSKNGQPSESLRILDVTNDIIEKIIQNAALIVQLQNHRLSRQSEYARWIDMFDHCASLEDAHCLSAFLFGAKEARHFATEDDRSTDSINVSTREEEPFVYLLSSHSRTSRIRSERGVYTENRLFQQQRREEYLVRMQENRKEIKRYIHHHRLVIAEIPDVISADLRQMILGWIANANMSMEKRSHTEFGQRYQLIREEGECVLHCQDGDLTMPRYILVFEGEE
- a CDS encoding TIGR02678 family protein: MNSLQVLLENEWICKREDRDLYYAVRQDVPALQKFVAEYPGWRLVVNERLIRMEKVPAHAQPFMGIQEFTDIRDYEMFCVLLIFLEEQEEGDPFLLSDLTDRIQAQLKPWLNVDWTVFSNRRSLIRVMQYAEKISLVILHEGNLDSVSGNTRFEVLYENTGLSHYFALSYPYDTSSCQTAADFETLAADDVNLDRGRMRVNRVYRQLLLSPAMYWSSVDDADALYLRNQRRFVSGYLKEAVGARLDIHRNAAFLVFQEDASAFGREFPDMSTLSDVVVLVCAWLREQDLKVGADGTAQISPDDFQQAVQTVRKQYGGAWSKEYREMDLPLLISRILSCMQGWMMARREETTIRLYPAVWKFAGAYPEGARTQLTEAANTKKKRKESEQTTLF